One window of Plasmodium falciparum 3D7 genome assembly, chromosome: 7 genomic DNA carries:
- a CDS encoding ATP-dependent RNA helicase DBP7, putative, whose amino-acid sequence MNKHDQKKKRNKQHTDNVMGKKSKGFIKNKKNIGESGNEKKRNNNFNNIWKKKKRSGNSEKDQVDILGLLKGDSENMNDDDDNNMNDDYNNNNIKGDYNNNNIKDDDVDDDDYDDDDDDNFDENKNCNDNCSSKHKRNVPSKKEHDILELNNINFNETRKKMINYKNIFDGKFCDLKYILSESLINTLEKNEFIKMTSIQKMSIPLFFKPNDIFLKSMTGSGKTLCYAIPSIEKILNMKEKVKITRDMGIFVLVLSPTRELAIQINNLFCILTKPYPYIVASCITGGEKKKSEKNRLKKGISILTCTPGRLLDHLENTKSLKLTFLKMVILDEADKIIYLGTQDKIKLIYDMIRKIKQEEFSKVHKKKKKEENEVLDHINDTNMSDMNNISNDHSNDYEQFILDKFQMIFISATLNHAMKTLANYCLTNNTMWIEKEKKNGINGGNKNDETKQKSNDMISCMNRENSPLNIHNNDDNDDNDDNDENNGDNNNNNDDNNNNNDDNNNKNNDDDNNNTYELPEQLKQYCILIDMKQKFICLIYMLLDCIEKKKKPVVFLSNHHSVEYLQILLKNIYWPTDVNKKNIEVNKKLNEKITPVLEREDEKLLRKHLEQNILNNNYYNNNYNVGNISYKNINLEEIQNEDELNDEPGNLYNINADKHKRIYLFNNVNIYILHGNLSKEDRLGNFMDFSKTNNSILLCTDIISRGIHFDSLSVVIQYDPPQILEEYIHKVGRTARLNKQGSAYLFLLKSQKQFLNILKNKNIQLKIILGNTIINHFKKFCIPNFLKSVGKDILNFLHNHMQTIVKSNNTLMEKGTSAFLCTITSFYSTSKNLRSIFNAKDIHLGHLAYTFLLEKTPKQISKYKKEQNYINIKKQTVLSKKEKRLLKSKQFQKKQKRK is encoded by the coding sequence ATGAATAAGCATgatcaaaaaaagaaaagaaacaaaCAACATACTGACAATGTGATGGGTAAAAAATCCAAGggatttattaaaaacaagaaaaatatCGGAGAATCAggaaacgaaaaaaaaagaaataataactttaataatatttggaagaagaaaaagagaaGTGGAAATTCGGAAAAAGATCAAGTTGACATACTAGGATTATTAAAAGGTGATAGtgaaaatatgaatgatgatgatgataataatatgaacgatgattataataataataatattaaaggtgattataataataataatattaaagatgatgatgttgatgatgatgattatgatgatgatgatgatgacaaTTTTGATGAGAACAAAAATTGTAATGATAATTGTTCTTCTAAGCATAAAAGAAATGTACCATCAAAAAAAGAACATGACATTttagaattaaataatataaattttaatgagacaagaaaaaaaatgataaattataaaaatatttttgatgGGAAATTTTgtgatttaaaatatattttgagtGAAAgtttaataaatacattagaaaaaaatgaatttataaaaatgacaagtatacaaaaaatgagtattcctttattttttaaaccgaatgatatttttttaaaatcgaTGACAGGTTCTGGTAAGACCTTATGTTATGCTATACCATCAATAGAAAAgatattaaatatgaaagaaaaagtaaaaattacAAGAGATATGGGTATCTTCGTTTTGGTTTTATCACCTACAAGAGAATTAgctatacaaataaataatttattttgtattttaacGAAACCATATCCATATATAGTAGCATCTTGTATAACAGGGGGGGAAAAAAAGAAGTCTGAAAAAAATCGATTGAAAAAAGGTATATCTATATTGACATGTACACCTGGGAGATTATTGGATCATTTGGAAAATACAAAATCGTTAAAActtacatttttaaaaatggtAATATTAGATGAAGccgataaaataatatatttgggGACACAAGACAAAATAAAACTTATATATGACatgataagaaaaattaaGCAAGAGGAGTTTTCGAAAgttcacaaaaaaaagaaaaaagaagaaaatgaagtTCTTGATCACATAAATGATACAAATATGAgtgatatgaataatattagtaATGATCACTCAAACGATTATGAACAATTTATTTTAGATAAATTCCAAATGATCTTTATCTCGGCAACTCTAAATCATGCTATGAAAACATTAGCTAATTATTGTCTAACTAATAATACTATGTggatagaaaaagaaaagaaaaatggcATTAATGgaggaaataaaaatgatgaaacgAAACAAAAATCGAATGATATGATCTCATGTATGAATCGAGAGAACTCCCCCCTCAATAtccataataatgatgataatgatgataatgatgataatgatgaaaataatggtgataataataataacaatgatgataataataataacaatgatgataataataataaaaataatgatgatgataataataacacatATGAACTTCCCGAACAACTAAAGCAATACTGTATACTTATAGATATGaaacaaaaatttatatgtttaatatacATGTTATTAGATTgtatagaaaagaaaaagaagccAGTGGTGTTTTTATCAAATCATCATAGTGTTgaatatttacaaatattattaaaaaatatttattggCCAACagatgtaaataaaaaaaatatcgaagtaaataaaaaattaaatgaaaagatAACTCCTGTATTAGAAAGAGAAGATGAGAAATTATTAAGAAAACATTtagaacaaaatatattaaataataattattataataataattataatgttgGAAATATTtcttacaaaaatataaatttagaaGAAATACAAAATGAAGATGAACTAAATGATGAACCAGggaatttatataatatcaatgctgataaacataaaagaatttatttatttaacaatgtaaatatatatatattacatggAAATCTATCTAAAGAAGATCGTTTAGGAAATTTTATGGACTTTTCAAAAACCAATaattctattttattatgtacaGATATTATATCCAGAGGTATTCATTTTGATTCCTTAAGTGTAGTTATACAATATGATCCACCACAAATCTTAgaagaatatatacataaagtTGGAAGAACAGCTAGATTAAATAAACAAGGTTCAGCTTATTTATTCCTACTAAAGTCACAAAAAcagtttttaaatatattaaaaaataaaaatatacaattaaaaattatcttAGGAAATACAATAATTAACCATTTCAAAAAATTTTGTATTCCCAATTTTCTAAAATCGGTAGGAAAAGATATTTTAAACTTTCTACACAATCATATGCAAACAATAGTTAAATCAAATAATACTCTTATGGAAAAAGGAACTAGCGCATTCTTATGTACTATTACTTCTTTTTATTCAACCAGCAAAAATCTAAGATCTATTTTTAATGCAAAAGATATACACCTAGGTCATTTGGCCTACACATTTCTGTTAGAAAAAACGCCAAAGCaaatttcaaaatataaaaaagaacaaaattatattaacattAAAAAACAGACTGTTCTTAGTAAGAAGGAAAAGAGATTGTTAAAGTCTAAGCAATTCCAGAAAAAGCAAAAgaggaaataa
- a CDS encoding rhoptry protein, putative codes for MNIEKVNAVKNYVQNFDHKNADESISKFVQLLKSIDIKMVVFDFDLTIIGAHSGGYIDKTNDVDNIGTSVSEHFKIFSKALYANDIKITVATFSDEEAIRYNKSRSSNLIAGTELVQFCIKKSKCETKIEKVYAYYPYYYKEPKKYRALGLDKPMTNDKSYHLERIRREFFVNIDEIIFIDDDMNNCISARKEGYITFNVTGKDGFNFKNIQIL; via the exons ATGAACATTGAAAAGGTAAATGCagtaaaaaattatgttcaGAATTTTGATCATAAAAATGCGGACGAAA gcATAAGCAAATTTGTACAATTACTAAAGTCaatagatataaaaatggTTGTGTTTGATTTTGACCTTACCATAATCGGTGCCCATTCAG GTGGTTATATTGATAAAACAAATGATGTTGATAATATTGGAACGTCTGTATCTGagcattttaaaatattttcaaagGCTTTATATGCCAATGATATTAAAATTACAGTGGCTACTTTTTCTG atGAAGAAGCTATTCGATATAATAAAAGCAGATCATCAAATTTAATTGCAGGTACAGAATTAGTTCAGTTCTGTATAAAGAAAAGTAAATGTGAAACAAAAATTGAAAAGGTTTACGCCTATTACCcata CTATTATAAGGAACCAAAAAAATACAGGGCATTGGGATTGGATAAACCTATGACAAATGATAAGTCTTATCATTTAGAGaga aTAAGACGAGAATTTTTTGTCAATATTGacgaaataatatttatagatgatgatatgaataattgTATATCAGCTCGTAAAGAAGGTTATATTACCTTTAATGTGACTGGAAAAGATGGATTTAATTTTAAGAATATACAAATTTTATAG